The genomic interval ATTACCAGACTCTGTCATCAATCGATTCTCTTGTGACACGTATGTTGATCCAGGTCACCCGTATTATGACTACTTAATAGGCTACTGGCCAGTAGTAGAGGGAGAAGGGAACATAATTAAAGACGAAGGCCCATTTAGTAGCCATATGACCTACAATGGCGATCCAACTTGGGATCGTTTGGCGGAGTATATCTGCGCACCCTCTATCGAGGATTTAGGTTCATTGGTGCCACGAAATATGGATATCCCGGCGCAAATCATAAGTTGGTATAAAATACCCCGACAGGAAAGTTGGCAATTAGATGGTCGGGTTTGGCTAGATCAATAAAGTTTTGCTGAAAGTGGTTTTTAGTAATTAATAAGAAAAATAAACAAGTATGAAAAGACTTACTTATTATATATCCGGGGCTATACTCATCTTTTGTTTAGCACATCTTTATTCATGCCAGAAGCGTGAATTAGAAGATTTCTCGCTGGCTAAAGGTACTGGCCTCACAGTTTCAGCGGGAACTATTATCGGAGAGGTGGAAAAAAATAATGAAAATGTCGCGTTCGAAGTTGGTATCTCTTTGTCAGCCCCTGCAGATAAAGCTTTCCAAGTCGGACTAGAATTAAACAATGACACCATCAATGCCCTTATCGAAAGTGGAACGTTAGAGAATACAGTACCGGTTCCTTTGGGTTCATTCACAATTCCTAATGTAGCGGTTGTTCCATTCGGGGTAGATTATGCAAAATTTAAAATTCAAGTCAGTATTTCGGCGTTCGAACGTAACTATGGTAAAAAGTTAGCACTGGCGATTAACCTAGTAGATCCTACGAAAGGAAACAAGACAGATGGCGATAGTCAAACAGCCATCTTGATGCTTGATTCGAGAGAACTTCTTGAAGAGAGTGAAATTCATTATCTGTCTGTTACTAATCAGGAGAATGGGATACTAAATGTCGAACGAGGCGTTAATTACCGTGTTTCATCAGCTGGGCTTACTATTCCCTTGGGAATTAGTCTCGCCGGCGTTCCCGGGCGCTCTTATACTGTCAAAGCCGAATACAATATAGATACCATTGCTTCTCTGATTGCCAGTGGTATACTTCCCGATAATATTAAAGCACTTCAAGAAAACGAATTTAATTTGGATACCCTCATTAATGTTGGGAGCAACATTAGCGACGCGCCGTTTGAATTTAGTATTCCGTGGAATACAATGGATAATAACTTGGAAAATCCGGTGGCTGTAGTTATTAGTTTACGGGATCCTTCACGACATGTTCTGCATCCGGTAGAAAAAACTGTTGTCGTTATTGTCGATCCCTCTGTCAGCCTTGACAACAACTCCTACCTTCCTGGATCGGGAAGTGGGTTGCTTGCCGAGTATTTCAAAGGCACTCAACTCCTTGATGAAGATGGCAGGCAACCCGACTTGGTTAGGATAGATGAGCGTATTGACTTCGTTGGATGGGAACCTTTTCCGGGTGCGGGCGATAATTGGTCAGTTAGGTGGACAGGGGAATTCTTTGCACCGGTTCGTGGCGAATATACCTTCTATCAAACACAGTGGGACGATGGAGCCCGGCTCATTGTTGACGGAAAAGTTTTGGTTGACGATTTCACTACAGAATGGGATAAACCGACTCGGTTTGGCAGGATATTCCTCGAAAGAGGTCAACGTTATACTATTGAAGCGCATCATCGTGAAAATGTTGGAGGACAACAAGCGAAATTAGAATTTGAAGTTGCTTCCGAGGGCATTGCTAGACAGATTATACCTCGATCGCTTTTATATCCGGCTGGTCAAACTGAGGAATAAATATTTATTATTAAATGAATCTAAAGATGGTAAAGAGACAAAATATATTTTACATTGCTTATCTCATTTTTATGACGATGGTGATCGTCTCGTCATGCAGCAAAGAAGAAGCTCTTCCTCCTGTCGAAGTAGATCAGCCAAAACCCACAGCTGATTTTAGCTATAAGTTAGTGGATGAAAACGATCCGTTTACAATTGTATTCGATAATGCGTCGTCTAATTTTGATGAAGTGCGGTGGGAATTTGGTGACGATAGCACTACGTATGATGAGAATCCGACTCATACTTATATTAATACTGGTGAATACAAGGTACGGATGATTGTTACGAATGAACAGGGCTATTGGGCACAGAAAGAAACGGTAATCGAATTGTTTCCCGATAGTTTATTAGGTTTTAAAGCAGATTTGGGTGGAGACGGACTATTAACACTTTCATTAAACAGGCCATTTAATAGTCAGTCCATTGGATGGTTCAAAGGACAAGGTACACTTGCCGAACAAGTTGGAGAAGGTGAAACAGCAAAAATATCGGTTGATCCAGGTGTCTTTGAGCAATATTCAGTAAGAGTTGTCACGCCAAAAGGATCTAAAATTGAAGTGGACGCTTTGGTTAGTACTCAAGGAGTCGTAAATGATGTTACGGAACAAGCGTATTTTTCCGTCTCGCGAGATAATGACCAGGGTAAGACCGCAGGAGAGGGCTCGTTAAAACTAATCGATAATAACCGCCAATCGAAATTTCTTCAATTTAACTATACAGGAGATTTGTGGACCCAGTTCGATTATGACAATAAACCAGTAGTGATTAGCGCTTATATGGTGACGTCGGCTAATGATGCCCCGGAACGAGACCCTAAGGATTGGGTTTTAGAAGCTTCGGATGACGGTGTCGCATGGATTGTGTTAGATTCACAAGTGGATCAGATATTTGAAACCCGGTTTTTGGAAAAAATATACATCTTCGAAAATATTACTCCATATCGCTACTATCGGATGAATTTTAAAGCAAATCAGGGAGCCGGGTTAATTCAGATTGCGGAGTTGAGATTACTGAGTAAACCTTAGCAGCTAGATCAATAAATAAATATGTCGTATGTATAGTCCGTAATTATGAAAAGATCTGCTCTCTTGTATTTTTTGTTTCTGTTTATGATACCTTTTCAAGGTTTTTCACAGAATATGTTGGAGCAGATTATTAATCCCCTCGAGCAGTGGGCGGACCGTTTTCCACAAGAAAAGGTTTACATCCATATGGATCGACCGTATTATACTTCAGGTGATACGATCTGGATGAAAGCTTATATCATGGCAGGAGGCAGGCATCAACTATCTGCTATTAGTGGAGCGGTTTATGTAGATTTGATCAATGAAACCGATTCATTAACTGCTGCATTAAAGCTTCCAGTAATGGCTGGTTTGGCCTTTGGGAATATTGATTTACCTGTTGACTTGGAGCCTGGAAACTATCGACTAAGGGCATACACGCAATGGATGCGTAATGGAGATCCCGACTATTTCTACGATCATCCATTTATAATAGGCAGTATCGCTCCGAAAAAAGCAAACTCAAAGATTTCCTTTTCGTATGATCAGGA from Pedobacter indicus carries:
- a CDS encoding PA14 domain-containing protein, with amino-acid sequence MKRLTYYISGAILIFCLAHLYSCQKRELEDFSLAKGTGLTVSAGTIIGEVEKNNENVAFEVGISLSAPADKAFQVGLELNNDTINALIESGTLENTVPVPLGSFTIPNVAVVPFGVDYAKFKIQVSISAFERNYGKKLALAINLVDPTKGNKTDGDSQTAILMLDSRELLEESEIHYLSVTNQENGILNVERGVNYRVSSAGLTIPLGISLAGVPGRSYTVKAEYNIDTIASLIASGILPDNIKALQENEFNLDTLINVGSNISDAPFEFSIPWNTMDNNLENPVAVVISLRDPSRHVLHPVEKTVVVIVDPSVSLDNNSYLPGSGSGLLAEYFKGTQLLDEDGRQPDLVRIDERIDFVGWEPFPGAGDNWSVRWTGEFFAPVRGEYTFYQTQWDDGARLIVDGKVLVDDFTTEWDKPTRFGRIFLERGQRYTIEAHHRENVGGQQAKLEFEVASEGIARQIIPRSLLYPAGQTEE
- a CDS encoding PKD domain-containing protein → MVKRQNIFYIAYLIFMTMVIVSSCSKEEALPPVEVDQPKPTADFSYKLVDENDPFTIVFDNASSNFDEVRWEFGDDSTTYDENPTHTYINTGEYKVRMIVTNEQGYWAQKETVIELFPDSLLGFKADLGGDGLLTLSLNRPFNSQSIGWFKGQGTLAEQVGEGETAKISVDPGVFEQYSVRVVTPKGSKIEVDALVSTQGVVNDVTEQAYFSVSRDNDQGKTAGEGSLKLIDNNRQSKFLQFNYTGDLWTQFDYDNKPVVISAYMVTSANDAPERDPKDWVLEASDDGVAWIVLDSQVDQIFETRFLEKIYIFENITPYRYYRMNFKANQGAGLIQIAELRLLSKP